The genomic window GAGTGCGTCACCCGTTACGACCAGATCATCGTCACCGCCGGCTCGGCCGAGGAACTCAAGCAGGGCTTCGGCGCGGCGATGGCCGACACGCTGCGCGAGGAAGCGCCGATGCACCGGCTCTGGTACGACCTGCGGAACCAGAGCCTGTTCGAGGAGTCGTTCCGCGTCGACGTCCTCGACATCGACGAGAGCCTGGAACGGATGATCTGGCGCATCGTCAGCCAGTTCGCCGAACTCGTCGGTTCGCCCCCCGCGGTATCGCCCCAAGTGGCGTACGCGCTCTTCGACGGGCTGTTCCAGCAGGCGCTGCTCAGGTATCTGACCGGCCGCGACACCGCTGCGGACGACCTCCGCAAGGGTGTGGAGCACCTCCTGGGGCAGTTGGTCGTCGACGCCTGAGCGCGGTCGCGCGTCAGCGACGCGCGACCGCTCACGCGACCGGCCGACTGTTCTCTGTGCGGCGGGCCCTCCGGGTCGGCACCACCGGCTTCTCGGTGATCATGCCCGAGTCGGGCTGATGGCGTTTTGGATGCTCGGCGACTGCTCAGTTCAAGGAGTCGTCGCTCCCCTGGTCAGCGTGGAGGGGGGACTGGAGGGCATCGGAGGTGGCGCGATCGGCCTTGGCCGCGTCCGCGAGGGCCGCGGCAGCGGCTTCCTCGGCCTGAGCCGTGTCGTTGGCGGCCTGGGCAGCCATGTCGTCCGCGGGTTTCTGGCGGGTGCCGGAGATTGGGGCAGCACCTCGCTGAAGGCGCGGGACACGCCCTGGAGCGCGGAGGTCATTTCGCTGGGGATCACCCAGAAGGTGCTGCCCGAGCCCTGCGCGAGTTGGGGCAGCATCTGGAGGTACTGGTAGGCGAGCAGCTTGGGGTCCGGATCGTAGATCGAGGGGTGCGAGCCGGTGGCGAGGACACTTCCGTGCGGCGGTGCGGCGGTGCGGCGGTGCGGCGGTGCGGCGGTGCGGTGGTGCGGCGGTGGCGGCAACGGGCGGCGCGACCTCCTCGTGGTCCCGGCCCCTCTGTCGGCGCGGCCACCGGCCGTCGGCGCAACGCCTCTGGGTCGACGGCGACAACTGCCGTGCGTCCCCTGCCCGTTCGCTCACGGGGTGGCGTTCATCGGCACCGAATCTCCACCACTTCGGGTCTCGGCAAAGAATTGACCAAGGAATTCGACCCGCCTGATCCACTCTTCGCGGAGCGATGTGCGCACAGTTCGTCCGGCATGCGTCAGATGGGCTGTAGGGCAACCGGGGCGATCCCGGCTGAAGGGTGCAGGGCGGGCGCTTCCCTGGGCTGCGCGTGACTGTCGGGGTGGTGTGAGGGTCATGTGACGATCCTCCGCGGGGTGCAGGACACTCCTGCGCCACCTCAAGGAGTATGTGTGCCAAGCGCATTTCGCAGACGTGGGTGGCAACCCACCACCTCTGCGCAACCCTTCCTTCCACCTCCCTCGTCGAGGCGGCTGCGACCGCTGGCCGCGGCGCTGACACTGCTGGTGGCCTTCGAGGCGGCAGTGGTCGTGAGCACCACGTCGCAGGCCTACGCCGTGCAGATGAAGTCCCCTGCCCCTGCCGGGAAGACCAAGCCCGCGAAGGAGTTGGGCGCCGCGACGGCGGACTCGCTGGCAGCGGCCCGGTTGAAGGCGAAGATCCAGGACCGGCGGATCGAGGTCCTGGACCAGCGGACCGAGACGTCCACGGTGTACGTGAACCCGGGCGGGTCGGTGACCGAGGAGGCGTACGCCGGTCCGATCCGGTTCCGGGACGACGAGGGTGACTGGCGCCCCGTCGACGTCTCCCTGGAGAAGATGTCGGACGGTTCGGTCGGCGCGAAGGGGCACCCGCACGGTCTGCGGATTGCGGGCAGGAGCGCGGCGCCGAAGGGGCTGAAGGGCGTCGGCGAGAAGACCGCTTCGGCCGGCGCCGGCGTGCCACTGGTGACGCTTGAGGGCCGGACCGGCCGGCAGATCCGGCTGGGCTGGTACGGGGCGTTGCCCGCGCCGGTGATCGAGGGCGACGAGGACAACGTCGCCCGGTACAAGGACGCTCTGCCCTCCACCGATCTTCTGATCGAGTCGACCAGGACCGGCTACGAGCAGTTCCTGGAGCTGAAGAACCGTTCCGCCGTGGACGCGAGCGGCGCGATCACCTACAGCCTGACGGCCAAGGGCCTGACCGCGAAGGCGAACAAGGACGGCTCGGTCTCCTTCACCGAGGCCAAGGGCAAGTCCGTCGGCGT from Streptomyces sp. DSM 40750 includes these protein-coding regions:
- a CDS encoding TetR/AcrR family transcriptional regulator, with product MTQTVGKSQERISRRQVDKFAERRAQLAASALRTLSELGYARTSLREIAQNSEFSHGVLHYYFRDKVELITYCVRQYKAECVTRYDQIIVTAGSAEELKQGFGAAMADTLREEAPMHRLWYDLRNQSLFEESFRVDVLDIDESLERMIWRIVSQFAELVGSPPAVSPQVAYALFDGLFQQALLRYLTGRDTAADDLRKGVEHLLGQLVVDA